Part of the Dehalobacter sp. genome is shown below.
TACAGGACAATTCTTAATACAGGCGCAGCACAGGATGCATCTTTCCTGATCAATCAAAGCACTATTTTCTAAATCGACAGCGCCGGCCGGACACACCCGCGCACAAACCCCGCATTGGGAACACTGATCATTGACTGCTATAAAATCAAGGACCAAAGCCTTAAATTCCTTGTAAGGATAGCTGCCAGGCACGGTAATACCGGAAATTTGATCAACTGCCGGAATAGAGTGCAGTTTTTCATTTATTCTTTTTCCAAACAACTCCGCTTGATTTACATCGCCTGCATCGGGACGGTCTGCGGCAACAGGCGTTTCCGCACTGGAGAAGGAGTGTTCCCCAATAAACGCGGCACAGGCAACCGGCACGCATCCCTGCCTTGCCACGGTGTCTTTGAGTTCGAGCAGAGCATCGTCATAAGCACGGTTGCCATAAACGACAACGCATACAGCAGGCGTACCGCGGGCTTTGAGCGTACCCAGCCAGTCAATCGCAACAGCAGGAGCCCTGCCGCTGTAAACCGGCACGCCGATAACCAGCAGCTCATTTTCCGATGTCTGCAGCTGTTGTTTTCTAGCCTCCGGCTTCGTAATATCTATCTTTTCCATAGGAGATCGGTTAATGCCGCGCGCAATTCCTTCAATAATCTTTTTTGTCGTCCCTGTGGGCGAAAAATAAACGAGTTTTATTGATTGGATTTTCATCAGACGTCCTCCTTTAAAGCCGGCTTTTTAAATAATTTTATAAAATAATGTTGCGTAACAGACTGCCACACATAGCAGCAATGCGGGCATTGC
Proteins encoded:
- a CDS encoding EFR1 family ferrodoxin (N-terminal region resembles flavodoxins. C-terminal ferrodoxin region binds two 4Fe-4S clusters.); protein product: MKIQSIKLVYFSPTGTTKKIIEGIARGINRSPMEKIDITKPEARKQQLQTSENELLVIGVPVYSGRAPAVAIDWLGTLKARGTPAVCVVVYGNRAYDDALLELKDTVARQGCVPVACAAFIGEHSFSSAETPVAADRPDAGDVNQAELFGKRINEKLHSIPAVDQISGITVPGSYPYKEFKALVLDFIAVNDQCSQCGVCARVCPAGAVDLENSALIDQERCILCCACIKNCPVNARSVKAGTVKDLAERLSQMCRKRREPEFFF